DNA sequence from the Helicoverpa armigera isolate CAAS_96S chromosome 30, ASM3070526v1, whole genome shotgun sequence genome:
CCAttctttagttataaaatgtgtaactaacattactttattttccataatatataaaaagattAAACTTTCATAAAGGATAATTAGACATTTACAATgactaataattataaatgtcgATTTTATTAGCCAGATAATAACTATGAAAATGCATAATTTGCCGGTTTATCTGAAAGcggaaaatatgtattataataaaaataactaaagggTAAATAAGTTGGTAtattatacctaggtatttgTCATAAAATCATCCATATATGAAGGCCAATGTTTGAATCCTATACTTAGTAGAGAAAAATACGTTGAAAGTTATAATAAGTGTAACCAATCAATAAATCGAGTcctatttttaaccgatttcaaaaaaggaTCTTCTCAGTTTGACAAACATACATTTGTGAGCTTTCTAAAAGCAGTTTTCGTAACAAAGAAAGtcggaaaaacaaacaaagtagtCTGGTAGGTACTTCTACTTTCTTTCAGCAATAAGTCAAAAGCCACTGATGTTtccaataagtacctaagttaaGACAATAGGTACTCCATGACAAAAAGTGCCTACATCTAGGAATTATTTTATAGAAGCATATTCTTTCTacttgggaaatggctaggcaaaattaaatacaacaaaaaatcatAATACCCAAAAATGTAACTAAGCGCTCGTGCTTTTACGTGAAAAAAATAGGCACATGAGAGCAATGAACATACAgccaagcaaaaaaaaacttacatcaCTCATATAAGGAGTCCAATCATGGTTTCCGGCTTCCCACTCCGGCGGAGGCTGCTTTTCCCTTAATTTATCTATTAAAGTCGCGTCAGAGTCAGCGTCCACTATCGTACGATCAAAATCGAAAATAATCAAAGACGAATGCGCCATATTTGAATTTTCCGCGCGCACTACACAACGACCCGTAACGCACTGAAGGAGATTTTACTCAAATCTCTGAAGTCCTAAGCGATGCCTCGTGAATGGGGAACTCGTTTAATGACGTCAATAGACATCGAGACATGGGACGGAAGAATTACGGATGATGTAATCATTATTGAAAGGTTTTTCTAATAGACGCAACAAAATCGCAAAATACTTGTGAATTTTGACAGCTATCAGCTGGCGTGACGTtattgattttgagtttgacGTGACCTTGGAATTCTTGTTCGGATATTCATACGATATGTTCAATATGATCTAAGATTTATGAAAACCGCTGTCTTGATTAGTCAAATGattatacaaatacaaattaattttacaatcaagtatagtttataattaagttttgaaTCAAAGTTCAACTGCTACTCTTACAAACACTGCTtaagcataaaaaaatataaaatatgcttATCGTTTCGATTTACCTGTTTAaatatagctataaaaatatcataaccTGCAGTGCGCATATAGCACCTCTTTGGATAATTAATAGaatcattaaaaattatataaaagagaTTTCATTCCAGACGTCGTACAGATTTCCAAACTCATCTGTCTATGACTCTTTCAGGCTGTCATCGTCGtagaagattaaaaaaaaacttgacagTTGAAGAATTCAGAGCTGCATCCTAACCTCTTTTTACGggaatttattttagaaataattgtaaataattacataacacTTATTGCAATGGCTTCATTAAATGTGTATTCAGTGGGTAGACTTGCCAAATATGTTGCCGGATCACCGTTGAGGACGCTTCGAGCTAATGTATACAGGTGAAATTGCGCAACCaaattttgaggttatgttcacgaaacaatttttaaatttcaggaaaaaataattaaataaagtgtcAAAAACAAGTCAAGAAAGCAAAACTAAAGTTTGACCTTCTTTCTTTTGCTAGgattttataaaaactattataaaattgCTGATGCAATATTTACTATATAACTtcttaaagtaatttaaaattaacttactaAGTTAGAATAGCATTCCTCTTGTCGTCGGAACGCTTAAcatgtatttgtaaatagtaaAAACAATAGGCTATTAAAGATATCCATTTTATTACCTTTACAATGGATCATGACTTGTAGGAATCTTTCCATTAATCTTTAAATTCCAGCAGTATATAAAATCTCTCTACTTATAgctataaacaatataaaactccTATGTTCAAAGTTCAAGTCTTAACCACATTTTTATCTATATGTAGATAAAACACTAACTTGTGTTCAGTAAACCtgtaaaatatgattaaaaataagattaaaaatgCTGTAAACAGAATTATTAAATTCTAAGTTCCATTTATGTTATACCATcataatttaacttttaactATCCACTGTTGAGATAAGCTCTTTCGCACACAGATACACTTTACCTGAAATACAAAATTGCTAGTTAActttaacagccagtttcttcatcaaaagtaaaagctaaagtaaaagtcaaagtaatgtctaaagtaaaagtaatggtcaaattcattttttctattagttttgctgtcactttagccttgaaaatacgaatttgactgttacttttactttagacattactttgacttttacttttgatgaagaaactggccttAAGTTGTTCATACAAATCTATTTGTCACAGCAATTTAGGTGCATGTGATATGTATAGAATTGTGTTTGAGCAGTACTTAGAATTGAATGAAATTTcattattcaattgtttttaaacttggtaatttatttctgattttttacttgctttaaatatttgtttgtacctgTGATAGgtctataagaaataaaaaatatttaaattcaagttCACCAACTAATTAAAAGTcagtttccttaaaaaaattactcaCTAACAATTAttacattcaattttcaaagtaaatgagTGTGTTGGTGAACTTAGGCCATCCTATACCAACTTATACAATCTTCTTCAAtcaattgtttacaataatCTTCTCATCCACAGAAGTGCAGTATGCAGATACAGCACAGAAGAGAAGGCTGCGGAGCCCGAGGCAGACAACAAGCAGCTCCCCGGCACCGTAGAGGAGTGCCACAAGCACATTGAGAGTCTGACTGCCGAGGTCAACACGCTGAGAACACAAGTTAAGGATTTTGAAGCGAGTATATAAGAGTTATCTATAccctatagtctgttttttaatctggtagactaaattgacaaatagactataatagacgaatttaatattcattatagTAAATTCGTctatttatagataaaaagttacgattcaacgaaccggtatcgtaagtacaacactgcaccacagagctaacaaaattatttggaagtttgacattttgcaagtgtcaatttagtctacgagattaaaaaacagactatagacATATGTATTTTGATGGAGTACGACAGCAAAGCAGGTGCCTGTTTCATgtcatgataattttaaaaacaatgagGCTAACTCAttgttttttaaccgacttcccaaaaaggaggaggttctcaattcttcgggatctttttatatttttttttattttttatacattaacaTCTCTTAGAAACGTGCTGCCACTAAGGCCCACATCTTAATATTTGATATGGATTTATATACTAAAACTGCTAGCAGATTCACTGCAGTGAGCTTCCATCTTGGTGTACATAGAgcctcaaaatattttcataccaTACGGATTTTCTGCACGTAACAGCTTGTTTTGTATGGGCAGTATCGCGCCGTTTTTAACATCTTTTTTGCACTGTCAGTTGTCAATTATTTTCTGTCGTCACGAATCCGGCAATGTTTGAAAAGGCTGTAACACGTCCACTGTACTCTTCCCAGGACAAATACAAACGCGCTCTAGCGGACGGCGAGAACGTGCGGCGTCGCATGATGAAGCAGGTGGAGGACGCCAAGTCCTTCGCCATACAGAGCTTCTGCAAGGATCTACTTGACGTGAGTGTAGCCACCTCCACTGTACTCTTCCCAGGACAAATACAAGCGCTGTAGCGGCTGTTCTAACAAATTGTTTGAAGACTGCCGTTTAGGGTGTGCGAGAGTTCTTGTTTGGTATACCTCCATTTTCTATAGGAATTTGGAAATGTAAGCTACAGAGGTTATATGTATTTTTCCTGGTATGtgaagtaattttatataaatgaatctatgtatgctaatattataaagagggaagcttttcagtttctttattaatgcctctggaactactgaactgaatTGAATGATTCTTTCTCTGTTAGGAAGCCACACTATCTGCATtcatttttttgcattttatttcatttaggccttcacaaacacttatgaatgtcaaaaatataaataagtttgattctagttgcccattccaaaagtagctttctatggagaagaacaatcatgggctatgttttatccgagTACTGGAAGAAGTTTCCCCAGGACTCGAGTGCAACAGCTAGTActgtattatttaaagttttattgtttttactcaATTTCTTtacttcttttattatttttatctacttaATTATACTTTTACTTGAACcgcctaaaaatattgttgagcCTACCTTTAATATAAGAACATACACTGATTGATTTTTTcccatatttttatgattgtatGTATATAGTTGGTAAGCCTGattaaagaaatacaatattaatgttGTTTCTATCGTCTCCAGGTAGCAGACACTTTAGCAGCAGCCGCCGAGAGCGTACCAGAGAGCGAGGTGTCGGAGGGCGGAGGCACGGAGGGCGGCGCCGCCGCAGCCCTGCGCTCGCTGCACTCTGGAGTGCGGCTCACTCGGGCGCAGCTCACGCAGGTAATGACATCACAATAACACCGTGTGACCCTTATTGACGTCCCGTGTGACTCCCTTCTGACGTCCCGTGTGACCCCCTACTGACGTCGCGTGTGACCCCCTACTGACGTCGCGTGTGAACCCCCACTGACGTCCCGTGTGACCCCTTACCAGCGTTGCCAGACGTCCCACTTGTGGCGGGATAAtcccaatttttttataaaattaaatgtcctGCTTTTCGTGGAGAAAGTCGTAGAGTAGTTAAATTCAAGCTCGCTCTTTCATCCTTGTTGTCTtcaaattgtttatgttatcTACAAACGAACttttaaacacaaacaaagTAACTAATTATGCAATTTTTCCCCGATCAGATTTTTTTAGTATGAATACTCTTATGGATCAGAAGCggtgtaaattaaaaaagaacagTAGCACACAACACCAGTTTTAATCTCTTACAAACGATTTAATTAGAATAAAGAAAAGCAACAATTACACTAACTACTGCTAAAGTACGTAAACCGACACAAAATGATACAGCGAAACGTCCTTTGCATCCAAAAGCTAAGCAACGAATGACCGAAGTCTCACGTGCGCGACGCCTTTTATACCCTTCCTCTTGTATCAAATATGTGGGTAGGAGAAATATTTAAGAATACTTTATATAGCAACCGAAAAAACCGTTTTATGTCAGTCAAAAGTTTCCAAAGTCTGGCAACACTGCCACacccataaaaaaataagatgtaacatgttattttgtatttggcAGGTGTTCAGCAGACACGGTCTGGTATCTGTGTCTCCTCTCCGCGAGAAGTTCGACCCCAATCTACACGAAGCTTTATTCCAAcaggtaatattatttattacaaacttgTATATACGtgtatgtcggcgtcaggatccgacatctatactaatactagctggtgcccgcgacttcgtctgcgcaggtttagtatttcgaacaatatatttacaaattgtagcctatgtgttattctgatgtataagctatattattgtaaagtttcattaaaatccattcagtagtttttgcgtgaaagagtaacaaacatccatacatccatacatacaaactttcgcgtttataatattagtaggattataaagaggaaaactttgtttgttagtttggttgtaatgaataggctcaaaaactactggaccgattttaaatattcttccaaaattagaaagctatattacctgcgagtaacataggcattttatcccggtgcgggcagtagctcccacggcgcgcgggtgaaactgcgggaaatcggctagtcgTTAAATACAACAAAGAGGtcttcacacaatcacttggtttattccaattaacacaatattagtcactgcaattaattttaaagaaataaattatcacgtgggaggtgtgcactcggcaacggtcggcgaacgaatgacccgagtcgtgcgcgcgcgccgctttatataaggtccaccgttgacagatcgacggttgacacatcgacggtggcgccgtcatgtATATACTCTGGTCCATTTTACTGTAAATatctataattatttaaaagcaaatttatattttacaatgatATTTACATCActacaactacatacatacctatgtatattacaaattaaatctacatacatttttacaaaaataataaaaaaggggaaaatttaaaactatgtatcaaaaaacTAATCCCAAtcggatcgtgcccaaaaggctggctgtaAAGTAATAGTCGAACTTTTATTAACGAGTTCTCAAAAATTACATCAAATCTAAATAAGAACGTTCACGTAAAGATATTCATGGCAAAATAAGAACGTTCTGCTGTTTTCAACTTcatcttttcttaaaaaacaataaagtttacGCGTTTTCAAGTACAAACTATCCGTATCATATCTGCTGTGTACCGTACCTTGTACCATATCGTATTAGGATATACTATAGTGCACGCATATTTGCTTggatacaggtgcactcactattccttcactctctgcgcgcgatgggacgacaacccgacaccaccggagagatcacaagcaccACCGACATTAATGTGAtctctgatgcacgggtgtTGCAGACTATGGTCTgctttgtgaatatttttaaactccacaaagcgatttcggctcctcgtgctcagcagccgcgcttgcgacagctagaccgaCGAGGCAGTTAGATACCATACATACTGTATGTCGTATCATGACTGCCtcttggtctagctgtcgcaagtgcggctgctgagcacgagcacgaggtctcgggttttATTCCTggatcgctttgtgggttttagaagactttcacaagcCTGgatgttggtgattgatacacgcGTGTATCGGAGAGCATGCGTTAATATCGGtcgtgcttgtgatctctctctggtggtgtcggattgttgtcccatcgcgctatgagagtgaaggaacagtCTAgaacagtgagtgcacctgtgttagCACAAATGCTTGTGTATTATATCGATAATCGGGATAAtattcccagcaaaaacacataggaagtggtgaagggtgggcattctgggggctgtcttttgtaaatttctgacatTCGAAAACATTCGTTTGGCAGCCAAGTTTCAagaaacgatttttgattttgattcagCTAGGACGAATtaagaaaaggtgaaggttgtgacgtataaggaagttcaggagttggcgctagataggtgtaaatggaaggagctgcaccgacaagaactgggctcttaaattaatgatgatgatgaggaggAATTAtagcatcatcctccgagccttttcccaactatgttaaggtcggcttccagtctaaccggattcagctgagtaccagtgctttacaagaagcgactgcctatctgacctcctcaacccagttacccgggcaacccgatactccttggttagactggtgtcagacttactggcttctgactacccgtaacgaatgccaaggatgttcaatgacagccaggacctataTTTATAGCAACATGGTATAATTTTGCAGGAAGTGGAAGGCGCGGAGGCAGGCACGGTGGTGGCGGTGTCGAAGGTGGGCTACAAGCTGCACGAGCGCTGCGTGCGGCCCGCACTCGTCGGCGTCGCCAAGTGATGGCACACCCGTGAGTTACATGTAGCGACGCTGACGAACCCTACGTCTCAACAGAGGGGACATCTCGCCCTTAGGACAGATTTCATGTGGGCCAGATGTCCCCTTACCCAGATTAGGTTCGTTTTAACGGAGGTTTACATCTTCCCGTGCGTCGCCTATGGCAAATAACGTCAAACTCCTATCTCTAAATATTGAAAACGGCCGCTAATCATCTCCAACAATCTATGCGTCAGAGTTTACTCAAATACTGTCGACCtttgacgtggaattgtaataTACACCCTTGGAAAACTTATAGTAAGGCTACATTCTGCTAACAGTTTCACCCACAGGAACTATCTACTTCACGAATcgggatgaaaagtagcctaacTGTGCTAACTATttcttcacccgcgtcccgtgggaactactgcccgtatcgtGATAGAataatagcctatgttactcgggaagagtgtagctttccatccttgaaagttttttttttcaaattggttcagtagtctCGGAACTTTCTAGCTGTTCGCCGCACCTGTATAAAAGTCCTTTCTCAAGATTTTGACTGAGTACCTTTCtattaaatcggttcaatagtggcattccacgtcagaggccgttaGGCGGATATGAGAACACTCTGACACTAGGACTTGTTAgctgattaaacctgcagctctcTCGATAAGATGAAGTAATTTTGGCGTAAAAAcgcaaaaaataattagttttttatatatttcacacattaatatgaatatttttgttccaGGTTTAGAATCGATGCCTAACTACGGGGATTGTTAGATCTAGCCCACACAaaaggataaaataataattttaatacttacatacacaaaatataataataaaaaagtctgtacatttaatatttttttaagataacgACTTCCTAAATTGTGCTTAGATTTAGAAGTTAAAATAGTGCGTCCTAAAAGTGGGATTCCACCACTGTGTTTACACCAAATGTATCTTTTGGGGCTCAATTTTTGCTAATtatacttaagcgacatacatttgatatccaactgagattcaatcacgactcaattacgattgaagcatgtGGCAttatatgttataaataaacgtttttatccttttctgtgattcaataatgaatcttATTACATGTAATTGATTTACAATTGTAAAGCAGACTACCCCATAGACCAATAGCAGaccaatggcaaaccaatgGTGTGTAATAAATCCAATTGACACTATATTcaattagcagaattgagccccTAGCCTAGTAGTCTACTCGCtatag
Encoded proteins:
- the LOC110380860 gene encoding grpE protein homolog, mitochondrial; this encodes MASLNVYSVGRLAKYVAGSPLRTLRANVYRSAVCRYSTEEKAAEPEADNKQLPGTVEECHKHIESLTAEVNTLRTQVKDFEDKYKRALADGENVRRRMMKQVEDAKSFAIQSFCKDLLDVADTLAAAAESVPESEVSEGGGTEGGAAAALRSLHSGVRLTRAQLTQVFSRHGLVSVSPLREKFDPNLHEALFQQEVEGAEAGTVVAVSKVGYKLHERCVRPALVGVAK